A window of the Thalassophryne amazonica chromosome 11, fThaAma1.1, whole genome shotgun sequence genome harbors these coding sequences:
- the LOC117519647 gene encoding paired box protein Pax-5-like produces the protein MEARRGQLPLAFTHRHHRLGGVNQLGGVFINGRPLPHVVRRHIVELALKGARPCEISRRLRVSHGCVSKILTRYNETGSIRPGVIGGSKPKVATPGVVQTILHLKQTNPSMFAWEIRNRLLLERVCDYNSAPSISSINRIIRNKIQPVTSFKVDLDVSCGIRNNQPCSCKDIWRPSEPRETSHPSVTPNHSSHLFGCQCH, from the exons ATGGAAGCGCGCCGAGGACAGCTGCCGCTCGCCTTCACGCACCGTCACCACC GACTCGGCGGAGTGAACCAGCTCGGCGGGGTCTTCATTAACGGTCGTCCGTTACCGCACGTGGTGAGACGTCACATCGTGGAGCTCGCGCTGAAGGGAGCGCGTCCTTGTGAGATTTCTCGCCGCTTGCGCGTCAGTCACGGCTGTGTCAGCAAAATACTCAccag GTACAATGAGACGGGGAGCATCAGACCAGGAGTGATCGGAGGCTCTAAGCCGAAGGTGGCCACTCCTGGTGTGGTTCAAACAATCTTGCATCTTAAACAAACCAACCCCAGCATGTTCGCCTGGGAGATCCGGAACAGGCTGCTATTGGAGCGCGTGTGTGACTATAACAGCGCGCCCAGCATCAGCTCCATCAACAG GATCATAAGAAACAAAATCCAGCCGGTGACATCTTTTAAAGTTG atTTAGATGTTTCCTGTGGTATTCGCAATAACCAGCCATGTTCCTGCAAAGACATTTGGAGACCATCTGAACCCAGAGAGACTTCACACCCGAGCGTGACCCCTAACCACAGTTCACATCTGTTCG